The window ACGCCCTGGTACTTCTCGCGCAGCTGCCACCAGGCCTTGTTGTAGTCGGCCGGCGTGATCTCGCCGGAGAAGACCTTCCAGCGCCACTGGTCGACGAGCAGGCCGAAGGGCAGGAAGGCGATCTTGTCCATCGCCATGCGCAGCAGCATCGGGATGTCGTTGCCCGCCGGCGGCACCTCCTGCAGCAGGCCGATCTTCTTCAGGTACTCCGGCGTGATCGACAGCGCGATGGTATCCCCCACCGCCTCGTGGAAGCCGTCGTTGGCGCTGTCCTGGAAGAGGAACGGCTGCTGGTCGTAGGCGCGCTGGTAGAAGTTGTGGCCGAGCTCGTGGTGGATGGTGACGAAGTCTTCACCCGTGGGCTCGATGCACATCTTGATGCGCAGGTCGTTCT of the Candidatus Binatia bacterium genome contains:
- a CDS encoding M2 family metallopeptidase — encoded protein: NDLRIKMCIEPTGEDFVTIHHELGHNFYQRAYDQQPFLFQDSANDGFHEAVGDTIALSITPEYLKKIGLLQEVPPAGNDIPMLLRMAMDKIAFLPFGLLVDQWRWKVFSGEITPADYNKAWWQLREKYQGVRAPLARSEKDFDPGAKYHVPANTPYARYFLADILQFQLHRGLCQAAGFKGPLHRCSIYGNKAAGARLAKMLEMGASHPWPDALEAATGQRQMDATAILDYFAPLQKWLDEQNKGKPVGW